A region of Nocardioides sp. JS614 DNA encodes the following proteins:
- a CDS encoding GcvT family protein, protein MGEQQQPARAQVVIVGGGIIGTSTAYHLACRGWTDVVLLERNTLTSGTTWHAAGLVTQARGTWGTREVVQRSLDVFRNLEHDTGFSTGFVKTGTMNLATSADRFDEMRQLASVVRGNGIDADLLDVDRTLELHPLLNSDGLYGSLYFPEDGRGSATDTTIALARGATSRGVRIIENVAVAGVMTAGDRVRGVRTTAGDIEAEYVVNATGMWGREFGEIAGVDVPLQALAHYYVVTEAIKDLPRNLPTIKSGDEYSYVKDEAGALMVGFFEPGSYAWASRGIPESDGYIRLPEDWDHLGDFYERMMYRVPVLADAGIRLHFCGPESFTPDGQYHLGEAPNLRNYFVAAGFNSVGFLSGPGAGSVLADWIVDGYSPVDLPETDLGRVQTHETNRRFLEERVVESLDISYEIHWPFQQRESARQLRVSPLYERTDAAGAVFGELAGWERANWYAPAGVVRRYEYSFGRPNWFEHSAAEHNAIREAVGMIDTSSFGKLLVQGRDAVSVLNRLSVNQVDVPIGRIVYTQWLNDNAGIEADVTITRVGETEFLVLSGPATINRDLAHLRRHIGDQFCTVADVTGTMAMLAVMGPNARDLLGPLTDADLSTEAFPFGTSRQIDLGLTHVRATRVTYVGELGWELLIPSESARHIWDTIMDAGEPHGLRNVGYHAMNSLRLEKAYRSWGHDISAGDNPIQAGLSFTVKWDKSSGFVGREALEKVKSEGVARRLVQFVLEDPEPLLFHDEPIYRFGELVGRVASTQYGHTLGGAVALGWVEASEVVPRTWFESEPYEIEVGGRRVPARASLSPMYDPKSERPKQ, encoded by the coding sequence ATGGGAGAGCAGCAACAGCCGGCGCGCGCGCAGGTCGTCATCGTGGGTGGCGGCATCATTGGGACGAGCACTGCGTATCACCTGGCTTGCCGTGGTTGGACGGACGTTGTACTGCTTGAGCGCAACACCCTGACTTCGGGCACGACTTGGCACGCGGCAGGGCTCGTGACCCAGGCGCGAGGGACATGGGGGACCCGCGAAGTCGTTCAGCGAAGTCTCGACGTGTTCCGCAACCTCGAACACGACACCGGCTTCTCTACCGGTTTCGTAAAGACCGGGACGATGAACCTCGCCACGTCCGCTGACCGGTTCGATGAGATGCGCCAGCTTGCAAGCGTCGTCCGCGGGAACGGTATCGATGCTGACCTTCTAGACGTCGACCGCACGCTCGAACTCCACCCGCTCCTCAACAGCGATGGTCTCTACGGCAGCCTCTACTTCCCTGAGGACGGTCGCGGTAGCGCCACCGACACGACGATCGCGCTGGCGCGCGGTGCGACTAGTCGCGGCGTGCGAATCATCGAGAACGTCGCTGTCGCCGGCGTCATGACAGCTGGCGACCGTGTTCGCGGAGTGCGTACGACAGCGGGGGACATCGAGGCCGAGTACGTGGTGAACGCGACCGGCATGTGGGGCCGCGAGTTCGGGGAGATCGCAGGGGTCGACGTCCCCCTCCAAGCACTGGCCCATTACTACGTTGTAACTGAGGCCATCAAGGACCTGCCACGGAACCTCCCAACCATCAAGAGCGGCGACGAGTACTCGTACGTCAAGGACGAGGCAGGCGCACTCATGGTGGGCTTTTTTGAGCCTGGAAGCTACGCATGGGCGTCGAGGGGCATCCCCGAGAGCGACGGCTACATCCGACTTCCCGAGGACTGGGACCACCTCGGTGACTTCTACGAAAGGATGATGTATCGAGTCCCGGTCCTCGCCGATGCCGGCATACGCTTGCACTTCTGCGGCCCCGAAAGCTTCACCCCGGACGGCCAGTACCACCTGGGCGAGGCGCCTAACCTGCGCAACTATTTCGTAGCTGCCGGCTTCAATTCCGTCGGGTTCCTTTCCGGGCCTGGCGCCGGATCTGTTCTCGCTGACTGGATCGTTGACGGATACAGTCCCGTCGACCTCCCAGAGACCGACCTCGGACGGGTCCAAACCCACGAGACCAACCGCAGATTCCTCGAAGAGCGAGTCGTTGAGTCACTTGATATCTCTTACGAGATCCACTGGCCCTTCCAGCAGCGAGAATCCGCCCGCCAACTACGAGTGAGCCCGTTGTACGAACGAACCGACGCGGCCGGCGCGGTATTCGGAGAGCTCGCCGGCTGGGAGCGCGCCAACTGGTACGCCCCCGCAGGCGTCGTGCGCCGCTACGAGTACTCCTTCGGACGCCCGAACTGGTTCGAGCACTCGGCGGCCGAGCACAACGCCATTCGCGAAGCCGTCGGAATGATCGACACCTCGTCCTTCGGCAAGCTCCTGGTTCAAGGACGCGACGCTGTGAGTGTGCTGAACCGACTCTCGGTGAACCAGGTCGACGTGCCGATCGGACGCATCGTCTACACCCAGTGGCTCAACGACAACGCGGGCATCGAAGCCGACGTGACCATCACCCGGGTCGGCGAAACTGAGTTTCTCGTCCTGTCCGGCCCAGCAACCATCAACCGAGACCTCGCTCATCTCCGACGGCACATCGGTGACCAGTTCTGCACCGTCGCCGATGTCACAGGGACCATGGCCATGCTTGCCGTCATGGGCCCGAATGCCCGTGACCTCCTCGGCCCGCTCACCGATGCAGACTTGTCGACCGAGGCGTTCCCCTTTGGGACGTCTCGGCAGATCGACCTCGGCTTGACCCACGTCAGGGCTACTCGCGTGACTTACGTGGGCGAACTGGGATGGGAACTCCTGATCCCGTCCGAGAGTGCAAGGCACATCTGGGACACGATCATGGACGCCGGCGAGCCGCACGGTCTCCGCAACGTCGGTTATCACGCGATGAACTCGTTGCGGCTAGAGAAGGCCTATCGAAGCTGGGGGCATGACATCTCCGCAGGCGACAACCCGATCCAGGCGGGCCTCTCATTCACTGTCAAGTGGGACAAGTCGTCGGGATTCGTCGGCCGCGAAGCGCTGGAGAAGGTGAAGAGTGAGGGCGTCGCACGGCGTCTCGTGCAGTTCGTCCTGGAGGATCCGGAACCGCTCCTCTTCCACGACGAACCCATCTATCGCTTCGGCGAGTTGGTCGGACGCGTCGCATCCACCCAGTACGGCCACACCCTCGGCGGGGCTGTTGCGCTTGGCTGGGTCGAAGCGTCTGAGGTTGTACCGCGCACCTGGTTCGAGTCCGAGCCGTACGAGATCGAGGTAGGCGGCCGGCGCGTCCCCGCTCGAGCTTCCTTGAGTCCCATGTATGACCCGAAGTCCGAAAGGCCCAAGCAGTGA
- the purU gene encoding formyltetrahydrofolate deformylase — protein sequence MTNDLILTLSCKDRPGIVAAVAGFLADRGFSIRDSQQFGDEDSELFFIRVHAASEMPVEFDTLRAEFDTTIGSVLEASWALHDPSVKHRLLLMVSRQGHCLNDLLHRVRTGSLAADVVAIVSNHEDFRELVEWHGIPFHHVPVTAESKDWAEDELRKLVAAYDADSVILARYMQILSDSLCRDLAGRAINIHHSLLPSFKGARPYYQAHARGVKVIGATAHYVTADLDEGPIIEQDFIRVDHSKSAADLTAIGRDLEALALARAVTAHTEHRVLMNGSRTVVFR from the coding sequence GTGACGAACGACCTCATCCTTACCCTGTCCTGCAAGGACCGGCCCGGCATTGTCGCGGCCGTGGCCGGGTTCCTCGCGGATCGGGGCTTCTCCATCCGGGACAGCCAGCAATTCGGAGATGAAGACTCGGAGCTGTTCTTCATCCGTGTCCACGCTGCCAGCGAGATGCCGGTTGAGTTCGACACGCTGCGAGCCGAGTTCGACACGACGATCGGCAGCGTCCTAGAGGCGTCCTGGGCATTGCATGATCCGTCCGTCAAGCACCGATTACTTCTTATGGTGTCCCGCCAGGGTCACTGCCTCAACGATCTGCTGCATCGCGTGCGAACCGGATCGCTAGCGGCAGACGTCGTCGCTATTGTCTCTAATCACGAGGACTTCCGAGAACTCGTCGAGTGGCATGGCATCCCGTTCCACCATGTCCCCGTCACCGCGGAGTCCAAGGACTGGGCCGAGGACGAGTTGAGGAAACTCGTCGCGGCGTACGACGCCGACTCGGTCATCCTGGCTCGGTACATGCAGATCCTCTCGGACAGTCTTTGCCGAGACTTGGCAGGTCGCGCTATCAACATCCACCACAGCCTGCTCCCCAGCTTCAAGGGCGCTCGGCCGTATTACCAGGCGCACGCGCGCGGAGTGAAGGTCATCGGCGCCACGGCACACTACGTGACTGCAGATCTAGACGAGGGCCCGATCATCGAACAGGACTTCATTCGCGTCGACCACTCGAAGTCTGCGGCAGACCTCACGGCAATCGGTCGCGATCTCGAAGCCCTTGCCCTCGCCCGTGCTGTCACCGCTCACACGGAGCACCGCGTACTGATGAACGGGTCCCGAACGGTGGTGTTCCGATGA
- a CDS encoding LysR family transcriptional regulator — protein sequence MQLRHLRYFVATADAGSVSAAAVRVHVTQPALSRQLRQLEQDLGVALFDRSAGRLVLSRTGQALLPAARELLASAHALEARATFHARGSLERVTIAAPTVTLTDVVSPFVATMSKDDPVVDVRSADGLSPAEMLHDGADLAIGTQRLDPPYAMHELAVLPVWAYVRATDPWANRTRVALDELLQRPLVVLPSTFTAREALDSAVFALGGSYSAVVEAANGTIAQALAASGRGVAVVTDDSRFDLSPLSIELSAGVLEIRLTAAWDPRGVAAATIADLARRLGLWVQTAY from the coding sequence GTGCAGTTGCGCCACCTTCGATATTTCGTCGCGACTGCCGACGCCGGAAGCGTCAGCGCAGCCGCTGTGCGGGTGCACGTGACGCAGCCAGCCCTGTCCCGTCAGCTCCGCCAGCTCGAGCAGGATCTGGGGGTAGCGCTGTTCGACCGAAGCGCCGGACGGCTGGTGCTCAGTCGTACCGGTCAGGCCCTGCTACCCGCCGCTCGCGAGTTGCTCGCCTCAGCCCATGCCCTCGAGGCGCGAGCAACGTTCCATGCACGGGGCAGCCTGGAGCGCGTGACCATCGCGGCGCCGACGGTGACGCTCACCGACGTGGTGTCGCCTTTCGTCGCCACCATGTCTAAAGATGATCCGGTCGTCGACGTCCGCAGTGCCGACGGCCTCTCCCCGGCGGAGATGCTGCACGACGGGGCGGATCTAGCCATTGGAACTCAACGGCTAGATCCGCCCTATGCGATGCACGAGCTAGCAGTGTTGCCTGTCTGGGCCTACGTGCGGGCAACCGACCCGTGGGCCAATCGTACTCGCGTCGCGCTCGACGAACTGCTTCAACGCCCGCTCGTGGTCCTGCCATCCACGTTTACGGCTCGGGAAGCGCTGGACTCCGCAGTCTTCGCGCTTGGCGGCTCGTATAGCGCGGTTGTCGAGGCGGCAAACGGAACGATCGCCCAGGCTCTGGCCGCGTCCGGCCGCGGGGTGGCGGTCGTGACCGACGACTCTCGATTCGACCTGAGCCCGCTCTCCATCGAGCTCAGCGCAGGCGTATTGGAGATCCGGCTGACGGCTGCGTGGGACCCGCGCGGAGTAGCCGCCGCCACGATTGCCGACCTCGCTCGACGCCTCGGCCTTTGGGTGCAGACCGCTTACTGA